In Mesotoga infera, a single genomic region encodes these proteins:
- a CDS encoding alpha/beta fold hydrolase codes for MKVTRRAPLAVILVLLLGTMLLAAETEYTVVKGDTLWEIAKAYDVDWKEIAELNGITDEYALQVGTVLKIPAAYTEISVMIPNIDHDIPAVICIPEGDGPFPIVVMLHGTGSDKSEAGGGYLLAAPALAEAGIASVRFDFIGNGESTADYIDYNFTSAVDDTNIAFAYAASLPRIDGHRAGIMGWSQGGTIALLAAGQNP; via the coding sequence AGTAATTCTGGTCTTGCTTCTTGGCACCATGCTTCTGGCGGCCGAAACCGAGTACACTGTTGTAAAGGGAGACACTCTATGGGAGATTGCAAAGGCCTATGATGTCGACTGGAAGGAAATCGCCGAGCTCAACGGAATCACTGATGAGTATGCACTCCAGGTGGGAACGGTATTGAAGATTCCTGCGGCGTATACGGAAATATCAGTCATGATTCCCAATATCGATCATGATATTCCCGCCGTTATCTGCATCCCTGAAGGCGATGGACCATTTCCTATAGTCGTCATGCTTCATGGAACCGGTTCAGACAAGAGTGAAGCCGGCGGAGGCTACCTCCTGGCAGCTCCTGCTCTCGCAGAGGCAGGTATTGCCAGTGTCCGCTTCGACTTCATTGGTAATGGCGAGAGTACTGCAGACTACATCGATTACAACTTCACTTCGGCTGTGGACGATACGAATATCGCCTTCGCTTACGCAGCAAGTCTTCCGAGAATAGACGGCCATCGAGCAGGGATAATGGGCTGGAGCCAGGGTGGAACAATCGCTTTGCTGGCTGCAGGACAGAATCC